One window from the genome of Sphingomonas lacunae encodes:
- a CDS encoding ribonucleotide-diphosphate reductase subunit beta: MSLTEARAQYKPFEYPWAYDFWKRQQQIHWLPEEVPLGEDCRDWAQKLSDHERNLLTQIFRFFTQADVEVQNCYHEHYGRVFKPTEIKMMLTAFSNMETVHIAAYSHLLDTIGMPESEYGMFLQYKEMKDKHDYLSTFGVDNDEDIARTLAMFGGFTEGLQLFASFAMLMNFPRFNKMKGMGQIVTWSIRDESLHCEGITRLFHAFVKERDCLTPAVRDDILDCCQKTVRLEDAFIDLAFEQGPVPGMTPKEIKRYIRYIADWRLGQLGFQPIYMIDEHPLPWLAPLLNGVEHANFFETRATEYAKAATRGDWNQVWSSFDQRQKAKAGDILPVNDDGDDMFKAAGVAAE; the protein is encoded by the coding sequence ATGTCCCTCACCGAAGCCCGCGCCCAGTACAAGCCCTTTGAATATCCCTGGGCCTATGATTTCTGGAAGCGCCAGCAACAGATCCACTGGCTGCCGGAGGAAGTGCCGTTGGGCGAGGATTGCCGCGATTGGGCGCAAAAGCTCTCGGATCATGAGCGCAACCTGCTGACGCAGATTTTCCGCTTTTTCACCCAGGCCGATGTCGAGGTGCAGAATTGCTACCACGAACATTATGGCCGCGTGTTCAAGCCGACCGAAATCAAGATGATGCTGACCGCGTTCAGCAACATGGAAACGGTCCACATCGCCGCCTATTCGCACCTGCTCGACACCATCGGCATGCCCGAAAGCGAATATGGCATGTTCCTTCAGTACAAGGAAATGAAGGACAAGCACGATTATCTCAGCACCTTTGGCGTCGATAATGACGAGGATATCGCCCGCACGCTGGCGATGTTCGGCGGATTTACCGAAGGGCTGCAACTGTTCGCTTCCTTCGCCATGCTGATGAACTTCCCGCGCTTCAACAAGATGAAGGGCATGGGCCAGATCGTCACCTGGTCGATCCGCGACGAAAGCCTGCATTGCGAGGGGATCACCCGCCTGTTCCACGCCTTTGTCAAGGAACGCGATTGCCTGACCCCCGCGGTCCGGGATGACATTCTCGATTGCTGCCAGAAGACCGTGCGGCTCGAAGATGCCTTCATCGACCTCGCCTTTGAACAGGGGCCGGTGCCGGGCATGACGCCCAAGGAAATCAAGCGCTACATCCGCTACATCGCTGATTGGCGCCTCGGCCAGCTCGGTTTCCAGCCGATCTACATGATCGACGAACACCCGCTCCCCTGGCTCGCCCCGTTGCTCAACGGGGTGGAACACGCCAACTTCTTCGAAACCCGCGCCACCGAATATGCCAAGGCCGCCACCCGCGGCGACTGGAACCAGGTGTGGAGCAGCTTCGACCAGCGCCAGAAAGCCAAGGCCGGCGACATCCTCCCCGTTAACGACGACGGCGACGACATGTTCAAGGCCGCAGGAGTGGCGGCGGAGTGA